CGCGTTCCTTCCTTTGGGCTCCGGCAATTCTTTCATGCGTGATTTCGCCCCGGGCGGCATGGACAACTCCGTGAAGAGGATTCGAGCCGGCGTGTCGAGGCCGTGCGACGTCCTCCGGCTGACGCACCGTGACGGCCAGGTTCACTTCATTAATTTGGCGACGCTCGGTTTTCCCGCGACGGTGGCGCGCGTGACCAACCTCCGCCTGAAAGGATGGGGCGAGATGGGTTACGTTCTTGGCATTCTGGCGTCCCTGGCAGGACCCTTACGCCACACGCTGCCCCTCCGGCTGGACGGGAAGGGGGAGTTCGACCCTCGCCCGTGCCTGTTCCTCGCCTTCTGCAACACCCGCTACACCGGCGGCCGGATGCTGCTCGCGCCCGATGCCGACCCGGCCGATGGCTTCATCGAGTACGTCCGCTGGGATCCCGTCGGCCGGCTGGGCCTCCTCTGGAACCTCCCGCGCCTTCTGGACGGCAGCCACCTGCGGCATCCCTCGGCCTCGCGAGCCTCGATCCGGCGGGCCGACTTCAAGATGGAGGAAGCGGTTCCGGTCATGGTGGATGGAGAAAGCCTCACCCTCGAATGCCGCTCGATCGAGGTTTTGTCACGGGCGCTTGATGTCCTATGATGAACCCGCAATGACCAAAATCGAGCAGTTGCAGAAAACGGGAATTCGTCGCCTGGGATCGAAGGAGCGTGGGTTCAGATACAAGGGTGCCCCCGGGACCCGGGTGCGCGCCGCCGATCGGGAGCGCATCCGCCAGTTGAAAATCCCACCCGCGTGGAGCGACGTCTGGATCAACTCCGCGTCCGGCGGCTCGATCCAAGCGATTGGGCGGGATGCCGCCGGTCGCCTGCAATATCTGTATC
This portion of the Candidatus Polarisedimenticolia bacterium genome encodes:
- a CDS encoding diacylglycerol kinase family protein codes for the protein MAHERLFAIVNPAAGGGRCGKLAGRALDRLRSAGVPLEIAWTAGPGHATELSRDARSRGYRRFLAVGGDGTSMEILNGLFPGKADDGGREEDGRPILAFLPLGSGNSFMRDFAPGGMDNSVKRIRAGVSRPCDVLRLTHRDGQVHFINLATLGFPATVARVTNLRLKGWGEMGYVLGILASLAGPLRHTLPLRLDGKGEFDPRPCLFLAFCNTRYTGGRMLLAPDADPADGFIEYVRWDPVGRLGLLWNLPRLLDGSHLRHPSASRASIRRADFKMEEAVPVMVDGESLTLECRSIEVLSRALDVL